A stretch of DNA from Mucilaginibacter daejeonensis:
GTTGCATGCCAGTATGGGGTCGATACCACCGCTGCACCGGCACCTACCGCATACGATAATGTACCGCTGGTGATCTGTGCTTCGTTGTGGTATGGGGTAACATATACTGTAGCTGCGGTCAGGTAATTGATCAGCTCTTCTTCAGCAACGAATTTGTTGATGAAGGTCAGGTGATTAGATACCTTCAATTGAGCAGCCAGTGATTTCAGGTGATCACGATATTCTTCACCAGAGTGTTTAACTACACCTGGGTGAGTATTGCCCAGTATCACGTACATCACATCCGGGTGTTTGGCCACGATCTTTGGAAGAGCCTTGATCACTACTTCCAAACCTTTGTTACGGCTGATCAGACCAAAGGTCAACAACACTTTCTTGTCTTTGAAAGCGCTGATCTTTTGTACCGGATTGTTCTCTGGAGCTTCCAGATCAGGCACACCGTGTTCGATGATCTGAATTTTTTCGGCAGGTATGTCGTAGATAGAGGTCAGGAACTCTACCGCGCGGTTGCTCATCACAATGATCTTTGATGATTGCTCAGCGATCTCACGTACAATGATGCGTTGTGCGTAGCTTGGCTCGCGTAATACGGTATGCAGGATCGAGATCAATGGTTTCTCTAAACGGTTAAGTAATGGCAGAATGTAGATGCCGCTTTCGCCGCCATAGATACCGAACTCGTGTTCCATCACGCAAACATCAGCTGAGCTGGTGTTGATGTAATTAGCTGCGCGGATATAGTCTTTTTGATGATTTTGCCTAATGATATATTTGACCTCCGACGGGTACTCGTATTCTTGCAAGCTTTCCGAGTCGTTAACAGCTACTACAAAACCGCCTTCCGACAATGAATTTCGTTTGGGGAAATTAGCATTGATGGCGCGCATTAAGTTTTGATTGAACGTAGCTATTCCGCACTCGCGTGGTGGATAGGTGGAGATATAGGCAATTTTCATGTTTGGTATATAGATAGTTGTTGTTTCGAATTTGCTCGGTTCAAAAGGTGCTAAAGGTTATAGTGTACACTTGTGACCTTTATAAAGGGCATAACTACCGGCCGTTGAACATATTTATGGTTGCTAAGCCATTTTGTATCGATAGTTACCCAATAAATGCATAAACTATACCAGATCCGTAAAATAGAGGCAAAACCGCACTTAAAAAATGCTTGGAAGAAAAAGCCCGGTCATCAATGTCATGACCGGGCTTAAATTATGTTGCCGAAGTGCTCACTTACACCTGTTACGAGGCATAAAAATTCACCGCCTCGATAATGATCGCGCATGCCTCTCGGATCTGCTCATGGGTAATGATCAGTGGTGGCGCAAGGCGCATTGAGTTGCTGCAATGCAAGAACCAGTCGGTAATGATACCATGTGCGATGCAGCGGTCAATGATCTTTTTATTCAATTCGAAGCTTTCCAGTTCTGCGGCCATCATCAGGCCTTTGCCGCGTACTTCCTTAATGGCGGGGTGCGCCAGCAGCTCATGGAACAAGGCTTCCTTTTCGGGCACCTGGGCGATCAGTTCTTTACTCAGCAAAACCTCCAATGAGGCCAGTCCTGATGCACAGCAAACCGGGTGGCCGCCAAAGGTGGTGATGTGGCCTAATATCGGGTTGTCCTTCAAAGCGCCCATCACTTTGCCCGATGCGATAAAGGCGCCCAATGGCATACCGCCTCCCAAGGCTTTTCCCAACACCAATATATCGGGCACTATGCCAAAATGCTCAAAGGCGAACAATTTTCCGGTACGGCCAAAGGCGGTCTGGTTCTCATCCAGTATCAACAGCGTGCCTGTCTGGCTGCAACGTTTACGTAAGGCCTGCATATAGGTTACATCAGGCACCCGTATGCCTGCCTCGCCTTGTATGGTCTCTATCATTACCGCGGCCACCTCATCGGTGATCAGGTTCAGGTCATCCATATTATTGAAGGTGATGAAGCTGATTCCCGGTAACAAAGGCCGGTACGCGCTCTTGAACTCTTCGTTACCCATGGCGCTCAATGCACCCTGGGTGCTGCCGTGATAAGCATTATGGCAAGCAATGATCTGGTTGCGGCCGGTATGGCGCTTAGCCAGCTTCATGGCACCCTCAATGGCCTCGGCACCCGAGTTGGTAAAGTACACCGAGCTCAGCGGCTCAGGCAGGAGGGAGGTTAACTTTTCGGCAAAGCGTACTTGCGGGGTTTGCACGTATTCGCCATATACCATCAGGTGCATGTACTGATCTACCTGGTTCTTGATCGCCGCTATCACCTCCGGATCGCCATGGCCTATGTTAC
This window harbors:
- a CDS encoding aspartate aminotransferase family protein, producing the protein MLTLRQLFLANNAQTTDMPLMLEFERAQGVYMYSPEGKPYLDLISGIGVSNIGHGDPEVIAAIKNQVDQYMHLMVYGEYVQTPQVRFAEKLTSLLPEPLSSVYFTNSGAEAIEGAMKLAKRHTGRNQIIACHNAYHGSTQGALSAMGNEEFKSAYRPLLPGISFITFNNMDDLNLITDEVAAVMIETIQGEAGIRVPDVTYMQALRKRCSQTGTLLILDENQTAFGRTGKLFAFEHFGIVPDILVLGKALGGGMPLGAFIASGKVMGALKDNPILGHITTFGGHPVCCASGLASLEVLLSKELIAQVPEKEALFHELLAHPAIKEVRGKGLMMAAELESFELNKKIIDRCIAHGIITDWFLHCSNSMRLAPPLIITHEQIREACAIIIEAVNFYAS